In Bosea sp. ANAM02, a single genomic region encodes these proteins:
- a CDS encoding metallophosphoesterase codes for MIQTADLRLPFACAEEHELILIGDVHGCADQLEELLHHAASTPKVAGRRRVFISVGDVIDRGPASLRALDLIIGAKDRIGADDEVHLMGNHEQLLKIALIGGNDPAPANALRVWARNGGRAVMNEMLTLHPEDTDLTLSRGLGPERVGHLERLASHFRSGQVLAVHAGLSPYMPLDGFLAAHWAIDPADFKEDRHWAWVREPFLDFVPSEGKGHHGYFIVHGHTKPNADLISIEKQVRRCRLNLDGGSYQTGVIRMARIVGNDCELVLSTAG; via the coding sequence ATGATCCAGACTGCCGACCTACGCCTTCCCTTTGCATGCGCCGAGGAGCACGAGCTGATCCTCATCGGCGACGTGCATGGCTGCGCCGATCAGCTCGAAGAGCTCCTCCATCATGCCGCCTCAACACCGAAGGTCGCGGGACGCCGGCGGGTCTTCATCAGCGTGGGCGATGTCATTGATCGCGGCCCCGCTTCGTTGCGCGCGCTCGACCTCATCATCGGCGCCAAGGATCGTATCGGAGCCGACGACGAGGTCCACCTCATGGGCAACCATGAGCAGCTGCTTAAGATCGCGCTGATCGGAGGAAACGATCCTGCTCCGGCCAACGCCCTGAGGGTGTGGGCTCGCAATGGCGGCCGCGCGGTGATGAACGAGATGCTGACGCTGCATCCCGAAGATACCGATCTCACCCTGTCTCGTGGGCTGGGCCCGGAACGAGTGGGTCACCTTGAGCGGCTTGCGTCACATTTCCGATCGGGCCAAGTGCTCGCCGTTCACGCGGGGCTTTCACCCTACATGCCGCTCGACGGCTTCCTTGCCGCGCATTGGGCAATCGATCCCGCCGACTTCAAAGAGGATCGGCACTGGGCCTGGGTCCGCGAGCCCTTCCTTGACTTCGTCCCATCCGAGGGCAAGGGGCATCACGGCTACTTCATCGTTCACGGACACACGAAACCGAATGCAGATCTCATCTCGATCGAGAAGCAGGTGCGCAGATGCAGGCTCAATCTCGACGGTGGCTCCTATCAGACGGGCGTCATCCGCATGGCTCGCATCGTCGGCAACGACTGCGAACTGGTGCTGTCCACAGCCGGTTAG
- a CDS encoding Ku protein yields MAAAPRAQWRGSLILGALSVPVALYTAASTSERTSFNMVNRATGNRLRRELIDPTTDQPVAKEDQVKGYELDKDQFVLIEEEDFAGALPEADKKLAIGQFVDCKEVDPAFLDKPYYVTPSGPGAEASYAVLREAMRNRGVAAIAHAVLFRRYRAVLLRASGPGIIAHTMNFDYQVRSSAAAFNDLPEIEIKGEMLDLAKHIIGSKRGTFDIEGFTDRYEEKVAELVRAKIEGREIHVPKPAQPTNVVNLLDALRASAGALAKQDKAAKREPRKAAPTRKAG; encoded by the coding sequence ATGGCGGCAGCCCCGAGAGCCCAGTGGCGCGGCAGCTTGATTCTGGGAGCCTTGTCAGTGCCCGTGGCGCTGTACACCGCTGCCAGCACTAGCGAACGCACAAGTTTTAACATGGTGAACAGGGCCACGGGCAATCGCCTCCGCCGGGAATTGATCGATCCAACCACTGACCAGCCCGTCGCCAAAGAAGATCAGGTCAAGGGCTACGAGCTCGACAAGGACCAGTTCGTCCTGATCGAGGAAGAAGATTTCGCGGGAGCGCTGCCGGAAGCGGATAAGAAGCTCGCGATCGGGCAGTTTGTCGACTGCAAGGAGGTCGATCCCGCTTTTCTCGACAAGCCTTACTATGTGACCCCGTCCGGACCTGGAGCTGAGGCGTCTTACGCCGTTTTGCGCGAGGCAATGCGCAACCGCGGCGTCGCGGCGATCGCGCACGCGGTGCTGTTCCGTCGCTACCGCGCGGTGCTCCTGCGCGCCAGCGGTCCAGGGATTATCGCGCACACCATGAACTTCGACTACCAGGTTAGGTCCTCGGCCGCCGCGTTCAATGATCTCCCCGAGATCGAGATCAAAGGGGAGATGTTGGATCTCGCCAAGCACATCATCGGCTCAAAGCGCGGCACTTTTGACATCGAAGGGTTCACGGACCGCTACGAGGAGAAGGTGGCCGAGCTCGTACGCGCAAAGATCGAGGGTCGGGAGATCCACGTCCCCAAGCCCGCGCAGCCGACGAATGTCGTCAACCTGCTGGACGCCCTGAGAGCGAGCGCCGGTGCGTTAGCGAAACAGGACAAGGCCGCCAAGAGGGAGCCCCGAAAGGCAGCACCTACGCGGAAGGCGGGCTAA
- a CDS encoding nucleotidyl transferase AbiEii/AbiGii toxin family protein, with translation MLKDEIEIREQARRLNLGVEHVVRDVIQARLIGAIFAASAGELVLKGGLAMRTFHRSHRLTKDMDLQCDPEVSQARVASIIRKALGQALDTGFLKQVSITAPKQTDTVQRFKIAGIVGSSHINMTVEVSRRGLPPPEELVTTKVVDLAGQARSVYSYSASAIAASKVVALAAPNRLAARDLYDLDLLITMEVNPPIALLARMGKKGIEEAIANLWDKLELLTWDHAVETLREFLPRPEAARLTESSWEERRLRTGETVERWLREAMQMIEERELQPAMSM, from the coding sequence ATGCTGAAGGACGAGATTGAGATCCGAGAGCAGGCCAGGCGCCTCAATCTGGGTGTCGAGCATGTCGTTCGAGATGTGATCCAGGCAAGGTTGATTGGGGCGATCTTCGCTGCTTCCGCGGGCGAGCTGGTTCTGAAGGGAGGATTGGCCATGCGAACCTTTCACCGCTCTCATCGCTTGACCAAGGATATGGATCTGCAATGCGATCCAGAGGTGTCTCAGGCGCGCGTTGCTAGCATTATCCGGAAGGCGCTGGGCCAGGCCTTGGACACTGGGTTCCTCAAGCAGGTTTCCATCACGGCTCCCAAGCAGACCGATACCGTGCAGAGATTCAAGATTGCCGGGATCGTCGGATCATCACACATCAACATGACGGTTGAAGTCTCCCGCCGCGGGCTCCCGCCTCCGGAAGAGCTCGTAACGACCAAGGTCGTGGATTTGGCCGGCCAAGCCCGCTCGGTCTACAGCTATTCAGCATCCGCGATCGCGGCCAGCAAGGTTGTCGCGCTTGCCGCTCCGAATCGTTTGGCGGCGCGCGATCTCTATGATCTCGATCTCCTGATCACGATGGAGGTGAACCCGCCGATCGCGCTGCTTGCCCGTATGGGCAAGAAGGGGATCGAGGAGGCCATCGCAAACCTCTGGGACAAGCTTGAGCTGCTGACCTGGGACCACGCTGTCGAGACGCTGCGCGAGTTCCTGCCACGCCCGGAGGCGGCCCGCCTCACCGAGAGCTCGTGGGAAGAGCGCCGTCTACGCACGGGCGAGACGGTGGAGCGCTGGCTCCGGGAGGCCATGCAGATGATCGAGGAGCGCGAGCTCCAGCCGGCGATGAGTATGTGA
- a CDS encoding thymidine kinase yields MLTLNYSVMGAGKSARLLQAAHEFEEGGARVLLFTSAIDDRAGVGRIASRMGISRSAHPVATADDLFDLVAGAAEAAPIAAIFIDEVQFLSVDHAEQMIRISDELGIEVLAYGLKNNVFGHLFSDTIAFLLAKADRLVEIARRCHCGQRATQILRYDSVGQAIKSGNVVEVGGDDRYVSVCRPHWNAGDIGPILRAGLFGQSSAA; encoded by the coding sequence ATGCTGACGCTCAACTATTCGGTCATGGGAGCCGGCAAATCCGCCCGCCTGCTGCAGGCCGCCCACGAGTTCGAGGAGGGTGGCGCCCGCGTTCTCCTTTTCACGAGCGCGATCGACGACCGCGCCGGCGTTGGCCGCATTGCATCGCGCATGGGCATCAGCAGGTCAGCGCATCCGGTTGCGACCGCTGACGACCTCTTCGACCTGGTCGCGGGCGCTGCGGAAGCTGCCCCGATCGCGGCCATTTTCATCGACGAGGTCCAATTCCTGAGCGTCGATCACGCGGAGCAAATGATCCGCATCTCGGATGAACTCGGTATCGAGGTCCTTGCCTACGGGCTGAAGAACAATGTTTTCGGCCATCTGTTCAGCGACACGATCGCGTTCCTGCTGGCGAAGGCCGACCGACTCGTGGAGATCGCGCGCCGCTGCCATTGCGGCCAGCGTGCCACGCAAATCCTTCGCTACGACTCCGTAGGCCAGGCCATCAAAAGCGGAAACGTCGTCGAGGTCGGCGGGGACGACCGCTATGTTTCGGTGTGCCGGCCGCACTGGAACGCCGGCGATATCGGCCCGATCCTCAGGGCAGGGTTGTTCGGGCAATCCTCGGCCGCCTGA
- a CDS encoding MerR family transcriptional regulator, with protein sequence MTMPDFDRAFSTEFTPAEAAEATGVSVDLQRDWRRRDLLKPQRGSGHTRFRLPDLCRLYAMKVFSDIGVGPRRSNSFEPEGCDIMSPAGATIMAVPMMLHFAALSLRLAETDHDMDFRFVVIEEQAMGRTASLASYEKARRKRKSASPLLLVFDTKLAAEALLKNLPRSPISLKEAS encoded by the coding sequence ATGACGATGCCAGACTTCGACCGGGCCTTTTCGACAGAATTCACGCCTGCTGAGGCAGCCGAGGCCACCGGTGTCAGTGTCGATCTGCAACGGGATTGGCGGCGACGCGATCTTCTGAAGCCGCAGCGCGGTTCCGGTCACACGCGGTTCCGTCTGCCCGATCTCTGCCGGCTCTACGCGATGAAGGTCTTCTCGGACATCGGGGTCGGTCCTCGCCGCTCGAATTCCTTCGAGCCCGAAGGTTGCGACATCATGAGCCCCGCCGGTGCCACGATCATGGCAGTGCCAATGATGCTCCACTTCGCGGCACTCTCCCTCCGGCTGGCTGAAACGGATCACGACATGGATTTCCGCTTCGTGGTCATCGAGGAGCAGGCGATGGGGCGCACGGCAAGTTTGGCGTCCTACGAGAAGGCTCGAAGGAAACGCAAGTCGGCTAGCCCGCTGCTGCTGGTGTTCGACACCAAGTTGGCGGCCGAGGCGCTGCTGAAAAACCTGCCGCGTTCTCCGATCTCGTTGAAGGAGGCTTCGTAA
- a CDS encoding DUF2958 domain-containing protein, with protein MTDLIPDDLKNILLENGRQAAAGVAIDPEPLVKLFAPWTNITWFISELSPRDPQVAFGVADFNGEIELGNFDLREIARLEGPGGLRVERDLYFKPKGTVSEYWNPTAPPKP; from the coding sequence ATGACCGATCTCATTCCCGACGACCTCAAGAACATCCTTCTAGAGAACGGGAGACAGGCTGCCGCAGGCGTCGCCATCGACCCCGAGCCTCTGGTGAAGCTGTTCGCCCCTTGGACGAACATCACTTGGTTCATTTCCGAGCTCAGCCCGCGTGACCCGCAAGTTGCCTTCGGAGTGGCGGACTTCAACGGGGAGATCGAGCTCGGCAATTTCGACCTTCGCGAGATCGCGCGCCTTGAGGGCCCAGGAGGCCTGCGCGTGGAGCGCGACCTTTACTTCAAGCCCAAGGGCACGGTCAGCGAATATTGGAACCCGACGGCACCGCCGAAGCCCTGA
- a CDS encoding UvrD-helicase domain-containing protein: MNAPVRMLSDQPQRLAAMTEHDRSLLIEAGAGSGKTAVMAGRVTMLLAEGELPKCIAAVTFTELAASELLARVRLFVERLVAGDVPVELKLALPSGPSAIQIENLRNALDTLDELVCSTIHGFAQRLISPYPAEANIDPGAGVADRNDAELAFSDLRDAWIRERLGEGGSELLIELVGIDPGETVGSINRVSDAMRQRRDVLPPPVRPLVDLVDGFVAAVAGFRSFIGGLSVWDADTPLWVADLEDMVDQAAAARDAAGAHALALLIRIEPSDRIATKSGSLRAYQRKTGWKNAAKAGGLSAAEADRLFAEADGHYAACKDAWGALIVGVGAHLLAALMQEVRPLLQRFRDYKREAALLDFDDLIYAARDLLRDHETVRVALSQRYRRVLVDEFQDTDPLQAEIFWRLCGEAPTPETPWQQRVLRPGALFLVGDPKQAIYRFRGADVRAYVEAREAIAAQSSDDVLSIATNFRSCKSILEFVNGRFETPLSVENAQPGFTALDHFHDDVGSHPCVTALDVWVDDDANADAIRNAEAEAVAETCARMIGSAEVTDHLTGGRRLCRAGDIALLAPTGTDLWRYEEALERYGIPVATQAGKGFFWRQEIQDLIAVTRVLADSRDTLAFGALMRGPVVGLTEEELLDIGFALPERESGHGKERFSLRTEPELVTHPVARDVLERLQGLWRRSNATTPYDLLSQAVAELRIRPTLLARHKGQAERALANVDLYLGMSRSYVARGLRAFAEAMTTAWEDEERAGEGRPDAQEQSVSLITMHSSKGLEWPVVIPVNTSTGLKEGVSTIISRETGQLYTKVFGIAPDGFAEAAEGEKAEITRERVRLWYVAATRARELLIVPRPSSGVANGTWIGVVDLALGDLPALDLSAYEPELPASASPRANQQTRDVFADEASRVVAASRSLHWKSPSRHEDADKPDAIDEVAVVVTAAEDGDTTAAAPAIQGGRIRGLVMHKLAEEILTGEVAEEAVALEARARELLVELGTTEAVSAEEGFVASEMAGAVLRALQLPEILAVRDRLVPECHVYAFASDGSVDTVTYGIADAIAFDGARPTLVIDWKSDVNPDAATILAYRGQVGDYLKATGVPVGLIVFPTTGRVERVAA; the protein is encoded by the coding sequence ATGAACGCCCCTGTCCGTATGCTGTCGGATCAGCCGCAGCGCCTCGCCGCCATGACGGAGCATGATCGCTCGCTACTGATCGAGGCCGGCGCCGGTTCCGGAAAGACCGCCGTCATGGCAGGCCGCGTGACCATGCTTCTGGCTGAAGGCGAACTGCCGAAATGCATCGCGGCTGTCACCTTCACCGAGCTCGCGGCAAGCGAGCTGCTGGCACGCGTTCGGTTGTTCGTCGAGCGGCTCGTGGCAGGCGACGTGCCGGTGGAGCTCAAGCTCGCGCTCCCCAGCGGACCGTCGGCGATCCAGATCGAGAACCTGCGCAATGCGCTCGATACCCTGGACGAGCTGGTCTGTTCGACCATCCATGGCTTCGCTCAGCGGCTGATCAGCCCCTATCCGGCTGAGGCCAATATCGACCCGGGCGCGGGCGTTGCCGACCGCAACGATGCCGAGCTTGCTTTCAGCGACCTACGCGACGCGTGGATCCGCGAGCGTCTGGGCGAAGGCGGTAGCGAGTTGCTGATCGAGCTCGTCGGCATTGATCCGGGCGAGACTGTTGGATCGATCAATCGTGTCTCGGATGCGATGCGCCAGCGGCGCGATGTGCTCCCGCCGCCTGTCCGCCCGTTGGTGGACCTGGTCGATGGGTTCGTCGCCGCGGTCGCTGGCTTCCGGAGCTTCATCGGCGGTCTCTCAGTGTGGGACGCGGATACGCCGCTCTGGGTCGCCGACCTGGAGGATATGGTCGACCAGGCAGCCGCCGCGCGCGATGCGGCTGGTGCCCATGCTCTCGCCCTGCTGATCCGCATCGAGCCCTCTGATCGGATCGCGACCAAGTCGGGATCTTTGAGGGCCTATCAGCGGAAGACAGGCTGGAAGAATGCGGCCAAGGCCGGCGGTCTCTCCGCAGCCGAGGCAGATCGTCTCTTCGCCGAAGCAGACGGGCACTACGCCGCCTGCAAGGACGCCTGGGGCGCGCTCATCGTCGGCGTCGGCGCGCATCTCCTCGCCGCGCTGATGCAGGAGGTCCGGCCGCTCCTCCAGCGCTTCCGCGACTATAAGCGCGAAGCCGCACTGCTCGACTTCGACGATCTGATCTACGCGGCCCGTGATCTCCTGCGCGATCACGAGACGGTCCGGGTGGCCTTGTCGCAGCGCTACCGCCGCGTCCTCGTCGATGAGTTCCAGGACACCGATCCGCTCCAGGCAGAGATCTTCTGGCGTTTGTGCGGTGAGGCGCCGACGCCCGAGACGCCGTGGCAGCAGCGGGTTCTCCGGCCGGGCGCCCTCTTCCTCGTGGGGGACCCCAAGCAGGCGATCTACCGTTTCCGAGGCGCCGACGTGCGTGCGTATGTCGAGGCGCGCGAGGCGATCGCCGCGCAATCGAGCGACGATGTGCTTTCGATCGCAACCAACTTCCGCTCGTGCAAATCGATTCTGGAGTTCGTGAACGGCAGGTTCGAGACGCCGCTGTCGGTCGAGAATGCCCAGCCAGGCTTCACCGCGCTCGATCATTTCCACGACGATGTCGGTAGTCATCCTTGCGTGACCGCGCTCGACGTCTGGGTGGACGACGACGCGAATGCGGACGCTATCCGCAACGCTGAGGCCGAGGCGGTTGCTGAGACCTGCGCAAGGATGATCGGCAGCGCCGAGGTCACCGATCATCTGACGGGTGGCAGGCGCTTGTGCCGGGCCGGTGATATCGCGCTTCTTGCACCGACCGGAACGGACTTGTGGCGCTATGAAGAAGCGCTGGAGCGCTATGGCATTCCCGTCGCAACCCAGGCCGGAAAGGGGTTCTTCTGGCGGCAGGAGATCCAGGACCTGATTGCCGTCACCCGCGTCCTGGCAGACAGCCGCGACACCCTCGCCTTCGGCGCGCTGATGCGTGGTCCGGTCGTCGGGCTGACCGAGGAGGAATTGCTCGACATCGGCTTCGCCCTGCCGGAGCGCGAGAGCGGCCATGGCAAGGAACGCTTCTCACTGCGCACTGAGCCCGAGCTCGTCACTCATCCGGTCGCCAGGGACGTTCTGGAGCGTCTGCAGGGCCTCTGGCGCCGAAGCAACGCTACCACGCCCTACGACCTGCTCTCACAGGCGGTGGCGGAGCTCCGTATCCGTCCGACGCTGCTCGCCCGTCATAAGGGCCAGGCCGAGCGCGCTCTCGCGAATGTCGATCTCTATCTCGGCATGTCGCGAAGCTACGTTGCTCGCGGTCTGCGGGCCTTTGCGGAAGCGATGACGACCGCCTGGGAGGATGAAGAGCGGGCTGGCGAGGGCCGGCCAGATGCGCAGGAGCAGTCGGTTTCCCTGATCACCATGCATTCCAGCAAGGGGTTGGAATGGCCAGTCGTGATCCCCGTGAATACGTCGACTGGGCTGAAGGAAGGCGTATCGACGATCATCAGCCGCGAGACTGGTCAGCTCTACACCAAGGTCTTCGGGATCGCACCCGACGGCTTCGCAGAGGCAGCCGAAGGCGAGAAGGCCGAGATCACGCGCGAGCGTGTTCGTCTCTGGTATGTCGCCGCGACGCGTGCCCGTGAGCTTCTGATCGTGCCGCGGCCGTCTTCCGGGGTGGCCAACGGCACCTGGATCGGGGTGGTCGACTTGGCATTGGGTGATCTCCCGGCTCTGGATCTATCGGCCTATGAGCCCGAGCTGCCGGCCTCGGCTTCGCCGCGCGCGAACCAGCAGACCCGCGATGTCTTTGCCGACGAGGCATCTCGCGTGGTGGCCGCTTCCAGGAGCCTGCATTGGAAGTCGCCGTCCAGGCATGAGGATGCAGACAAGCCCGATGCTATCGACGAGGTCGCGGTCGTTGTCACCGCTGCGGAAGATGGCGATACCACAGCCGCAGCGCCTGCGATCCAGGGCGGACGTATTCGCGGCCTGGTGATGCACAAGCTTGCCGAAGAGATCCTGACCGGCGAAGTCGCCGAGGAGGCAGTGGCTCTGGAAGCCCGGGCGCGGGAATTGCTGGTCGAGCTCGGCACCACCGAGGCGGTAAGCGCAGAAGAGGGTTTCGTTGCCTCGGAGATGGCAGGCGCCGTCCTTCGCGCGCTGCAACTGCCGGAGATCCTCGCAGTCAGGGATCGCTTGGTTCCTGAATGCCATGTCTACGCCTTCGCGAGCGATGGCAGCGTCGATACGGTCACCTACGGCATCGCCGATGCGATTGCCTTCGACGGTGCGCGCCCGACGCTGGTGATCGATTGGAAGAGTGATGTGAATCCAGATGCAGCGACGATCCTCGCCTATCGAGGCCAGGTCGGAGATTACCTGAAGGCGACGGGCGTTCCTGTCGGTCTGATCGTGTTCCCGACCACCGGCCGGGTCGAGCGTGTGGCGGCGTAG
- a CDS encoding PD-(D/E)XK nuclease family protein yields the protein MRSTIITHGQLASRALRVELAKQGKFGVLVTTFEGLAARLAGGFTRPIDQDTLRKALQKALPATDLGELDAIKNLPGMVGAGATTLHKIWRAGIDLEARAGHSRIDAVAALQAAVLEELPQGMLPPGLIVERARTRLQQAAKILGPIEVRGLTDMSPCWRPLLLELAEHVEVRWVAGPRHVPDWLEGSRVIIERSPSLNPTLQAISASTALHEAIEALRWARELIASGRAKPNEIAIAAASPADYDDHFFTLRADANLDLKFVHGTSALASRDGQAAAALAEILVRGITHSRMRRLASLCRGSGLFETLPEGWLRVIPEDAPMATHASWQRLFANLKAASWPDGVDHTGELRKLVETITGPLAEAEEIGRAVLPLSALAIWRRGVEAGPVVALPLNLEGLRCLDDSKDAPSAVAWMPASALAAAPRPFVRLLGLTSRGWPRMGSDDRLLPDHVVPTSELSPLSIGVADRRDFDTILATTATELVLSRPRRDGEGRLLGKSPLLHGRTPAETYLQRNDVPAHAMSEVDRLTARSAEFRMSPLARSAEGCWIDWFSEEVTAHDGLIRAHHPMIDGLLDRMQSATSLKRLLRDPLGFVWRYGFGWKTPRVGIDPLTLDNREFGEILHGVLEKAVIDLEAEGGLINADASTVQAAIDRALTSTRRRFEAERAVPPAAIWTRTLAEVRGLAVAIVRPEDEVPLPEQRSFAEVPFSREDVDASIALPWDPAEAVTVPLAGFRITGAIDRLNISGDGSKVRVNDYKTGRPPKSADEYVLDGGKEIQRALYAFAVKQLLGSNIEVEAALNFPRHGRSLPLANADEVLEQLSIFLAAARSNLQGGQALPGPDTPIAYNDLRFALPANAAKSWFRRKQAPATLALDEAAAIWEVK from the coding sequence ATGCGGTCGACGATCATCACACACGGTCAGCTCGCGAGCCGGGCTTTGCGTGTGGAGTTGGCGAAGCAGGGCAAATTTGGTGTCCTGGTGACCACTTTCGAGGGTTTGGCGGCGCGTCTCGCCGGCGGCTTCACGCGTCCGATCGATCAGGACACGCTGCGCAAGGCGCTTCAGAAGGCGTTGCCGGCTACCGACCTCGGTGAACTCGACGCGATCAAGAACCTGCCTGGCATGGTGGGAGCCGGGGCCACTACGCTTCACAAAATCTGGCGGGCCGGGATCGATCTCGAAGCCCGTGCGGGCCATTCTCGGATCGATGCGGTCGCTGCACTGCAGGCGGCCGTTCTCGAAGAATTGCCGCAAGGAATGCTCCCTCCCGGCTTGATCGTCGAGCGAGCCAGGACGCGCCTGCAGCAGGCGGCGAAGATCCTCGGGCCTATCGAGGTGCGCGGCCTGACCGATATGTCGCCCTGCTGGCGCCCGCTGCTTTTGGAGCTCGCCGAGCATGTCGAGGTTCGCTGGGTCGCCGGGCCGCGACATGTACCTGACTGGCTCGAAGGCAGCCGCGTGATCATCGAGCGCTCGCCAAGCCTGAATCCAACCCTTCAGGCGATCAGCGCATCCACTGCGCTGCATGAGGCGATCGAGGCGCTGCGTTGGGCGCGCGAGCTGATTGCCTCGGGACGCGCGAAGCCTAACGAGATCGCGATCGCGGCCGCCAGCCCCGCCGACTATGACGACCACTTCTTCACCCTGCGGGCCGACGCCAATCTCGATTTGAAATTCGTCCACGGCACCAGCGCGCTGGCGAGCCGGGATGGTCAGGCCGCCGCGGCGCTCGCCGAGATCCTCGTGCGCGGTATCACGCACTCGCGCATGCGCCGGCTTGCTTCGCTCTGCCGCGGGAGCGGCCTTTTCGAGACGCTTCCCGAGGGATGGCTTCGTGTCATCCCGGAAGACGCACCGATGGCGACGCATGCCTCCTGGCAGAGGCTGTTTGCCAATCTGAAGGCCGCAAGCTGGCCTGACGGGGTCGACCATACCGGGGAACTGCGCAAGCTCGTCGAGACCATCACCGGTCCGCTGGCCGAGGCCGAGGAGATCGGTCGTGCCGTGCTGCCCCTGTCTGCGCTTGCCATCTGGCGGCGCGGCGTCGAGGCGGGCCCGGTTGTGGCCCTGCCGCTCAACCTCGAAGGTCTCCGCTGTCTCGACGACAGCAAGGACGCGCCGTCGGCCGTCGCATGGATGCCGGCCTCCGCCCTCGCCGCAGCACCCCGCCCCTTTGTTCGGCTGCTCGGTCTGACCTCGCGCGGCTGGCCCCGCATGGGGAGCGATGACCGGCTCCTGCCCGATCACGTCGTTCCGACCAGCGAGCTCTCGCCGCTGTCGATCGGTGTCGCGGATCGCCGCGACTTCGACACCATCCTCGCGACGACGGCGACCGAGCTGGTGCTGTCGAGGCCGCGCCGCGACGGCGAGGGACGCCTTCTCGGCAAGAGCCCGCTCCTCCATGGTCGGACGCCCGCCGAGACGTACCTGCAGCGCAACGACGTGCCCGCGCATGCCATGAGCGAGGTCGATCGTCTGACGGCCAGGTCCGCGGAGTTCCGCATGTCGCCGTTGGCGCGCTCTGCGGAAGGCTGCTGGATCGACTGGTTCAGCGAGGAGGTCACGGCCCATGATGGTCTGATCCGCGCGCATCACCCCATGATCGACGGCCTGCTCGACAGGATGCAGTCGGCGACCAGTCTCAAGCGCCTGCTGCGCGACCCGCTCGGTTTCGTCTGGCGCTACGGCTTCGGGTGGAAGACGCCTCGCGTCGGAATCGATCCGCTCACGCTGGACAATCGCGAGTTCGGCGAGATCCTGCACGGAGTGCTGGAAAAGGCCGTCATCGACCTCGAGGCCGAAGGCGGATTGATCAACGCCGATGCCTCCACCGTCCAGGCTGCAATCGATCGCGCCTTGACGAGCACCAGACGTCGCTTCGAAGCGGAGCGCGCTGTTCCGCCGGCGGCGATTTGGACGCGGACGCTCGCGGAAGTGCGGGGGCTTGCGGTGGCGATCGTGCGTCCTGAGGACGAGGTCCCGCTTCCGGAGCAGCGCAGTTTCGCCGAGGTGCCTTTCTCTCGCGAGGATGTCGATGCCTCGATCGCGCTGCCCTGGGATCCTGCAGAGGCGGTCACCGTGCCGCTCGCAGGCTTCCGGATCACCGGTGCGATCGACCGCCTCAATATCTCCGGTGACGGATCGAAGGTCAGGGTCAACGACTACAAGACCGGCCGGCCTCCGAAATCGGCGGATGAGTATGTTCTCGACGGCGGGAAGGAGATCCAGCGCGCGCTTTACGCCTTCGCGGTGAAGCAGCTGCTCGGGTCGAACATCGAGGTCGAGGCGGCGCTGAACTTCCCGCGGCACGGCCGAAGCCTGCCCTTGGCCAACGCCGACGAGGTTCTGGAGCAGCTCTCGATCTTCCTCGCCGCTGCGCGCTCCAACCTTCAGGGTGGTCAAGCCCTGCCCGGGCCAGACACCCCGATCGCCTACAACGATTTGCGCTTCGCTCTGCCGGCAAACGCCGCGAAATCCTGGTTCAGGAGGAAGCAGGCACCGGCGACCCTGGCGCTCGATGAAGCGGCCGCCATCTGGGAGGTCAAGTGA
- a CDS encoding exonuclease domain-containing protein, whose protein sequence is MNLADIDRAERLVVIDFEGTGNRPKVRIEMIRSPRSVRLPGVIIEIGAIELLRTGDGWRKGESFYSKVNPEGPVSHVARGIHGITAGELRKAPRFADLHERFFAFLGERDPIVAHAIDNERELLSHELARMRLGQWGEKPLPGRWLCTQTLFAELFPRAPKSLDAVCDKLSLDRSHRQAAHGALLDADLTADALLAMRDIVSAGFEPEEAVRWRYARR, encoded by the coding sequence GTGAATCTTGCTGATATCGATCGCGCCGAGCGGTTGGTCGTCATCGATTTCGAAGGCACCGGAAACCGGCCCAAGGTGAGGATCGAGATGATCCGATCGCCGCGATCGGTTCGTCTCCCTGGCGTGATCATCGAGATTGGCGCGATCGAGCTGCTGCGGACAGGTGACGGCTGGAGAAAAGGCGAGAGCTTCTACAGCAAGGTAAACCCCGAAGGACCGGTGAGCCACGTCGCGCGCGGCATCCACGGTATCACCGCCGGCGAGCTTCGCAAGGCACCGCGGTTCGCAGACCTGCACGAACGCTTCTTCGCTTTCCTCGGGGAGAGAGATCCGATCGTTGCTCACGCGATAGACAACGAGCGAGAGCTTCTTTCGCACGAGCTCGCGCGGATGCGGCTTGGGCAATGGGGTGAGAAGCCGCTGCCCGGCCGCTGGCTGTGCACGCAGACGCTATTCGCAGAACTGTTTCCGCGCGCCCCCAAGAGCCTCGATGCAGTCTGCGACAAGCTCTCTCTGGATCGGAGCCATCGCCAGGCCGCGCACGGGGCACTTCTCGACGCGGACCTGACGGCCGACGCCCTGCTGGCCATGCGCGACATTGTTTCCGCCGGCTTCGAACCGGAAGAAGCTGTGCGTTGGCGCTACGCGCGGCGTTGA